CGCCATCCTCCTGCCCCAGTACTCCGACGTCAAGCCATTCGTCGCGCCCGCAGGCATCACCACCGCCCGCATCGACAAGACCTCCAACCTCATCGCCGACTCCACCTGCCCCGGCAACATCCTCTACGCCGCCTTCCTCGACGGCACCGCGCCGATCAACACCTGCAGCCAGATGAGCGAAAGCCCCCAGAACCTCATCCAAAGAATCCTCGGCATAGGCGGCAGCAAATCCGAAACAACCACGCCTCCACCCACCACCGGCGCACCCATCGTCCGCGTCCCGCCCAACACGCCACCCGACGGCAATGCCCCCGACACCACGCAACAGCCAACCCCACCCAAGAAGAAAAACTTCTTCCAGAAGATCTTCGGCGGCGGCAAAGATAAAGACAAAGATAAACAGCAAGAGCAACCCGCCCCACCGCCTCAGTAGTCATCCTCAGCCGTCTAACATCCAATCTTGCCCCGTCGCACCAAAGACACCCTTCCCAACGGAGCGACGGTCTCCCCCATCCCCACCCACGGCTGGCACTCCGGACACCAGTAAGTCGAACGAGCCTGCAACCCCTGCTTCCTCATCATCACCGTCGCCCCACACCGTCGGCACTCCTGCCCCTGCCGCCCATACACCCACAGCCTCTCCTCGCGATTCGACGAGTGTGTCGTCCGCCGATTGCCCGAGTAAGTCACAATCCCCTCCCCGCCTCCTAGAGAAGAAGACCCGTCCGCCACATTCGCCTTCATGTATCTCTGCGACACGTCAACCATCACCTCCATCTCTCGTGTCGTAATCGTCCTCATCGCGCGAAACGGATTGACCCCCGCCGCAAACGCCACCTCGCTCTTATAAACATTCCCCAATCCCGCCAGCACTCGCTGATTCAGCAGCACCACCGCAATCTCCGCATCAGGATTCTCCCTCCCATACGCAGCCAACCGAGCCACACCACCTTCCACCGTAAACTCATTCGACAAAATATCAGGCCCCAGCTTCGGCACCTGGCTACTTCGTTCCAGAGACCGCGCCGTATGAAACTCTGCCACCGGAATATTGAACCCCACAGCCTCCCATTCCGCCGTCCGAACCACCACCCGCATCCGATCCCTTCCCATCCACCACTACTCCGCCCGTCCGATAAAGATGCCAGCTCCCGCTCATCAACATATGCGTCACCAGAATCAAATCGCCCGAGAAAGATATCAGACACCACTTCCCCCGCGACTCCACCTTCTCCACGGTCCGACCTACCAGCGGAGCATCATCATTCAC
The Edaphobacter lichenicola genome window above contains:
- a CDS encoding Fpg/Nei family DNA glycosylase is translated as MGRDRMRVVVRTAEWEAVGFNIPVAEFHTARSLERSSQVPKLGPDILSNEFTVEGGVARLAAYGRENPDAEIAVVLLNQRVLAGLGNVYKSEVAFAAGVNPFRAMRTITTREMEVMVDVSQRYMKANVADGSSSLGGGEGIVTYSGNRRTTHSSNREERLWVYGRQGQECRRCGATVMMRKQGLQARSTYWCPECQPWVGMGETVAPLGRVSLVRRGKIGC
- a CDS encoding DNA-formamidopyrimidine glycosylase family protein; protein product: MPEGDTIYRAARALQKAIGGKVVTGFDTGLAKLARVNDDAPLVGRTVEKVESRGKWCLISFSGDLILVTHMLMSGSWHLYRTGGVVVDGKGSDAGGGSDGGMGGCGVQYSGGRVSYGAVSGTK